The nucleotide window CGCCCAGCCGCTGCGCGCGGCCGGCCTCGCCGGGGTGGGCGCGCCAATGCTCGATCAGTTTGCCCTCGTGCCAGATGGCAAAACCGACATCGGGCCGCGCCAGCGCGTGGCGGCGCACTGCGTCGATGCAGTGGGCCAGCTCGGTGGCGTCGGTTTTCAAGAACTTGCGGCGCGCGGGCACGCTGTAGAACAGCTCCTTGACTTCCACCGTGGTGCCCAGCGCGCGCGCCGCGGGCTTCAATTCGCCCGTGCGGCCATCCAACAACCAGGCGCTTTTTTGATCGCCCGCGCGCGACAGCAGGGCGACTTCAGCAATCGAATGGATAGCGGCCAGCGCTTCGCCACGAAAGCCCATGGTGCCCACCGCCTCCAGCTCGGCCAGGCTGGCGATCTTGCTGGTGGCGTGGCGCTTGAGCGCGGTGGCCATCTGGTCGGGCGCGATGCCGGCGCCGTCATCCTCGACGCTGATCAGGCGCACCCCACCGGCGGACAGGCGCACCGTGATCTGGGTGGCGTCAGCGTCCAGCGCGTTGTCGAGCAACTCGCGCACCACCGAGGCAGGGCGTTCGACCACCTCGCCGGCGGCGATCTGGCTGATCAACTCGTCGGGCAGTTCGCGGATCGGGCGGCGGGGGGTGGGGCTCATGCCATGATTCTAGAAACTGCCTGTTGTTCTCACCATGCTTGCTCTGCCGCTGACCTTCGTTTGCCTGCTTTTCGTGGCTGCCCTGCTGGTGGCCGAACGTGCCCAGCGTGCGGGTCGGGCAGGCATCGCCAAAACAGCTGCAAGTGCGAGCTTCATCGCGTTGGCGGTGTCGCTGGGGGCGTTGTCCACGGCATATGGAGTGATCGTGCTGGCAGCGCTGGTGCTGAGCGCGCTGGGCGACGTGGCGCTGGCGTTTGACCGGCCCGCGGCCTTCATGGCCGGGCTGGGCTTTTTTTTGCTGGCGCACATCGCGTTCTCGATGGCTTTCGCGCAGGCGCCATGGTCATGGGTGCTGGCCGTGGCGGCGGCCGGCATGGCGGTGGCCGGTGCGCTCAGCCTGCGCTGGCTTTGGCCGCATTTGGGCGCGCCGTTCAAGGTGCCGGTGGTGTGCTACGTCGTGGCCATCGTGGTGATGTGCGCGTGGGCGGTGGCGTTCAGCGCCGCCACCGGGCACTGGCAGCCAGCGGTGGGCGCGCTGTTGTTCGCCGCCTCCGACCTGGCGGTGGCGCGTCAGGCCTTTGTGGCCAAGACGTTCTTGAACAAGGCCTGGGGGCTGCCGACGTATTACGCCGCCCAGTTGCTGATGGCGTGGTCGATCACCACCGGGGCGCGGGGATAATCGCCGCCCATGGATATCGTGATGCAATTGGTCGACTTCATCCTGCATGTCGACCGCTACCTGGGCGCCTTCGTGGCGCAGTATGGCGCTTGGGTGTACGCGCTCCTGTTTTTGATCGTGTTCGTCGAAACGGGTGTGGTGGTGATGCCGTTTTTGCCGGGCGATTCGTTGCTGTTCGTGGTGGGCGCGCTGGCCGGCGCGGGGCTCATCAGCTACCCGTTGGCCTGCGCGGTGCTGCTGGTGGCGGCGATCCTGGGCGACCAGTGCAATTACTCGATTGGCCGCTACTTTGGCCCCAAGGTGTTTCAGTGGGAGGATTCGCGCTTTTTCAACCGGCGAGCGTTCGACAAGGCGCACGCCTTCTACGAGCGCTATGGCGGCGTCACCGTGATCCTGGCGCGCTTCATGCCCTTTATTCGCACCTTCGTGCCTTTCGTGGCGGGCGTGGCGGAGATGTCGCGCGCCAAGTTCACCTTTTTCAACGTCATGGGGGCGCTGATCTGGGTGCTGGGGTTGGTGACGGCGGGCTACGTGTTCGGCAATCTGCCGTGGGTGCAGGCCAACCTGAGCAAGATCATCTGGGCGCTGATCCTGGTGCCGGGTCTGATCGCAATCTATGGCGGGTGGAAGGCGGGTCGCGCGGAGCGCGCCGCCACCCCCTGAAGCGCCAAGAAAAAGCGGGCGATCCGTTAAAGGCATCGCCCGCCCAAGCTTTGGAGGAGAACTTGCAAAAACTGGCTTGCGCCAGCCTTTATTCAACGCGCGTGGCCAAGGCGGCGTTGTCAGATGGGGCTGACCCTCGTCGTCGTCCGGTGTCGATAAGGGGCGATGACGTGACAAACAGCACCGGTTTCGCGTTCAGCGTCGCGTGCGTGCAACGTCGAGGGCACGATCCCGCCGCCCATTTGAAAGTCAAGAACATCCCAGGGCGCTTGACAGACAAGCGCTGGAAGCTCATCAATCGATAGCAAATCACAGGGCGGGCGGCACAACTGCCTTGCGTTCGAGGTGCCTGCGGACGGGCTTGCACCGGCCGCAGGCACGGGCGGCGCGTCAGCATCACGGGGCGGTCTTTACACCTGACGGTTGCGGGCCAGCGGCGGATTGGCCGCGAAGTACTTCTGGATGCCGTTGATCAGCGCGTTGGCCAGGTCGTTCTGGTAGCTCTCGCTGCGCAGCTTGCGTTCCTCGTCGGGGTTGCTGATGAAGGCGGTTTCGACCAGCACGCTGGGAATGTCGGGCGCCTTCAACACCGCGAAGCCGGCGCGCTCGACGTTGCGCTTGTGCAGGCGGCCGACGCCGCCGATCTCGCGCAGCACCGCATCGCCCAACACCAGGCTGTCCTTGATTTGCGCCGTGGTGCTCATGTCGAGCAGCGCGCGCTGCACCAGCGAATCCTTCACGCCCAGGTTGACGCCGCCGATGCGGTCGGCGTCGTTTTCCTTGTTGGCCAGCCAGCGCGCCGCCGCGCTGGAGGCGCCGCGATCGGACAGCGCGTACACGCTGGCGCCGCGCGCCTCCTCGCGCATGAAGGCGTCGGCGTGCAGGCTGATGAAGAGATCGGCGCCCACGCGGCGCGCTTTTTCGACCCGCGTGCCCAGCGGCACGAAGAAGTCGCCGTCGCGCGTGAGAAAGGCGCGCATCGGGCTGCCACCGACGATGGTGTTGTTGATGCGTTCACGCAGCTTGAGGGCGATCTGCAGCACCACGGTTTTCTCGTGCGTGCCGCCGGGCCCGATGGCGCCGGGGTCTTCGCCGCCGTGGCCCGGGTCGAGCGCGACGATGATCAGGCGGTCGGTGCCTCCGGCCGCGCGTGGTGCAGGTGCCGGCGGGCGCAACGCCACGCGCGGTGGCGGCGGTGCGGCCGGCGGTGGGTTGGGCGCGCGCGCCACTTGCGGGTCGCGCCGGGTGGCCTCGTTGGCGCGCTCGATCTGCCGGGCGATCAGGTCGCCCAGCGAATCGGCCGTGTCCTGTGGCATGCCGCGCGCGCTGGTCACCGGCGCGGCACCGCTGGCGCCGCCCAGGTCCTTCATGCGCTCGGCAATCAGTTGCTCCAGCGGGTCGGGCGGGTGCGCGGGGTAGAGGTCGAACACCAGCCGGTGCTGGTAGGCGGCCACCGGCGCCAGCGTGAATACCTGCGGCTTGATGTCCTGCTTGAGATCCAGCACCAGCCGC belongs to Ottowia testudinis and includes:
- a CDS encoding N-acetylmuramoyl-L-alanine amidase; its protein translation is MPPALRPHFAPARRRALVQSGALVLLLTTHHIARGAGILAVRIWPAEDYSRVTIESDTALKATHRMVGLPPRLAVDIEGLELNPTLRELVAKLRADDPNIAGIRVGQNAPGVVRLVLDLKQDIKPQVFTLAPVAAYQHRLVFDLYPAHPPDPLEQLIAERMKDLGGASGAAPVTSARGMPQDTADSLGDLIARQIERANEATRRDPQVARAPNPPPAAPPPPRVALRPPAPAPRAAGGTDRLIIVALDPGHGGEDPGAIGPGGTHEKTVVLQIALKLRERINNTIVGGSPMRAFLTRDGDFFVPLGTRVEKARRVGADLFISLHADAFMREEARGASVYALSDRGASSAAARWLANKENDADRIGGVNLGVKDSLVQRALLDMSTTAQIKDSLVLGDAVLREIGGVGRLHKRNVERAGFAVLKAPDIPSVLVETAFISNPDEERKLRSESYQNDLANALINGIQKYFAANPPLARNRQV
- a CDS encoding DedA family protein, which translates into the protein MDIVMQLVDFILHVDRYLGAFVAQYGAWVYALLFLIVFVETGVVVMPFLPGDSLLFVVGALAGAGLISYPLACAVLLVAAILGDQCNYSIGRYFGPKVFQWEDSRFFNRRAFDKAHAFYERYGGVTVILARFMPFIRTFVPFVAGVAEMSRAKFTFFNVMGALIWVLGLVTAGYVFGNLPWVQANLSKIIWALILVPGLIAIYGGWKAGRAERAATP
- a CDS encoding lysoplasmalogenase, with the protein product MLALPLTFVCLLFVAALLVAERAQRAGRAGIAKTAASASFIALAVSLGALSTAYGVIVLAALVLSALGDVALAFDRPAAFMAGLGFFLLAHIAFSMAFAQAPWSWVLAVAAAGMAVAGALSLRWLWPHLGAPFKVPVVCYVVAIVVMCAWAVAFSAATGHWQPAVGALLFAASDLAVARQAFVAKTFLNKAWGLPTYYAAQLLMAWSITTGARG